From a region of the Anomalospiza imberbis isolate Cuckoo-Finch-1a 21T00152 chromosome 3, ASM3175350v1, whole genome shotgun sequence genome:
- the PUM2 gene encoding pumilio homolog 2 isoform X3 yields the protein MLWQVTGRRGACAAASPPLCPPGSGAEVRSVDEMNHEFQALALESRGMGELLPAKKFWEPDDSAKDGQKGIFLGDEWRETAWGAPHHSMSQPIMVQRKPGQGFHGNSEVNAVLSPRSESGGLGVSMVEYVLSSSPADKLDSRFRKGAFGTRDAETDGPEKGDQKGKASPFEEDKNRDLKQGDDEDVTKINGRGLPNGMDADCKDFNRTPGSRQASPTEVAERLGPNPSTTEGLGPLPNPTAHKPLVEEFSNPENQNLDAMEQVGLDSLQFDYPGNQVQMDSSGATVGLFDYNSQQQLFQRTNALTVQQLTAAQQQQYALAAAQQPHIAGVFSAGLAPAAFVPNPYIISAAPPGTDPYTAAGLAAAATLAGPAVVPPQYYGVPWGVYPANLFQQQAAAANTTANQQAASQAQQGQQPVLRAGATQRPLTPNQGQQGQQAESLAAAAAANPALAFGQGLATGMPGYQVLAPTAYYDQTGALVVGPGARTGLGAPVRLVASTPVLISSAAAQAAAAASAGGTANNLAGATNGLFRPLGAQPQQQQQQTNSSLQSNSFYGSNSLTNNSQSSSLFSHGPGQPGSTSLGFGSSSSLGAAIGSALGGFGSSVGSSASSSATRRDSLSTSSDLYKRSSSSLAPIGQPFYNSLGFSSSPSPIGMPLPSQTPGHSLTPPPSLSSHGSSSSLHLGGLTNGSGRYISAAPGAEAKYRSAASTSSLFSSSSQLFPPSRLRYSRSDIMPSGRSRLLEDFRNNRFPNLQLRDLVGHIVEFSQDQHGSRFIQQKLERATPAERQMVFNEILQAAYQLMTDVFGNYVIQKFFEFGSLDQKLALATRIRGHVLPLALQMYGCRVIQKALESISPDQQNEMVKELDGHVLKCVKDQNGNHVVQKCIECVQPQSLQFIIDAFKGQVFVLSTHPYGCRVIQRILEHCTAEQTLPILEELHQHTEQLVQDQYGNYVIQHVLEHGRPEDKSKIVSEIRGKVLALSQHKFASNVVEKCVTHASRAERALLIDEVCCQNDGPHSALYTMMKDQYANYVVQKMIDMAEPAQRKIIMHKIRPHITTLRKYTYGKHILAKLEKYYLKNSADLGPIGGPPNGML from the exons cttttaCCTGCCAAAAAGTTTTGGGAACCTGATGATTCAGCAAAAGATGGACAAAAAGGGATATTCCTTGGTGATGAGTGGAGAGAGACTGCATGGGGAGCTCCTC aCCATTCTATGTCCCAGCCTATTATGGTACAGAGAAAGCCTGGACAGGGTTTTCATGGAAACAGTGAAGTAAATGCTGTATTGTCTCCACGATCAGAAAGTGGTGGCCTTGGAGTGAGCATGGTAGAATATGTGTTaagttcctctccagctgaTAAATTGGATTCCCGGTTTAGGAAAGGAGCTTTT GGCACTAGAGATGCTGAAACAGATGGACCTGAGAAAGGAGATCAGAAAGGCAAGGCTTCTCCATTTGAGGAGGACAAAAACAGAGATCTTAAACAAGGAGATGATGAGGATGTTACTAAAATAAATGGCAGAGGTTTGCCAAATGGAATGGATGCCGATTGCAAAGATTTTAA TCGTACCCCTGGAAGTCGACAGGCCTCCCCAACAGAAGTAGCTGAACGCCTGGGCCCCAATCCCAGCACCACAGAAGGATTAGGTCCACTTCCTAATCCTACAGCCCACAAGCCTCTGGTAGAAGAATTTTCAAATCCAGAAAATCAGAATCTAGATGCCATGGAACAAGTTGGTCTTGATTCTCTACAGTTTGACTATCCTGGCAATCAGGTACAGATGGACTCTTCAGGAGCTACTGTAGGACTTTTTGACTACAATTCTCAGCAGCAG CTTTTCCAGAGGACTAATGCTCTGACTGTTCAGCAGTTGacagcagcccagcagcagcaatatgcactggctgcagctcagcagccgCACATAG CAGGCGTATTCTCTGCAGGCTTGGCCCCAGCTGCTTTTGTGCCAAACCCATATATTATCAGCGCTGCTCCTCCAGGGACTGACCCGTACACTGCAGCTGGATTAGCTGCAGCAGCTACCCTAGCAG GTCCTGCTGTGGTTCCACCTCAGTATTATGGTGTTCCATGGGGGGTGTATCCAGCCAATTTATTCCAGCAgcaagctgcagcagcaaataCCACAGCAAATCAGCAAGCGgcttcccaggcacagcagggacagcaacCG GTCCTGCGAGCTGGAGCAACTCAACGCCCACTCACTCCCAACCAGGGGCAGCAAGGGCAGCAGGCAGAGTCacttgcagcagctgcagcagcaaatcCAGCTTTGGCTTTTGGTCAGGGTCTTGCTACAGGCATGCCAG GTTAccaagtgctggctcccactgcctATTACGATCAGACTGGTGCCTTAGTAGTCGGCCCTGGAGCGAGAACTGGCCTTGGCGCACCGGTCAGATTGGTGGCCTCAACTCCTGTTCTAATCagttctgcagcagcacaagcag ctgcagctgcttcagCTGGAGGAACAGCAAACAATCTCGCGGGAGCCACGAACGGTCTATTTCGGCCACTTGGTGCCCAGCcacaacaacagcaacagcaaacAAATAGTAGCCTACAATCCAATTCATTTTATGGCAGTAACTCTTTGACCAATAACTCCCAGAGCAGTTCCCTTTTTTCACATGGTCCTGGCCAACCAGGAAGCACATCTCTTGGCTTTGGAAGTAGCAGCTCTTTAGGAGCAGCTATCGGCTCTGCACTTGGTGGATTTGGCTCATCAG ttGGCAGTTCTGCAAGTAGTAGTGCCACAAGGAGAGATTCTCTATCTACTAGCTCTGACTTGTACAAAAGATCTAGTAGCAGCCTAGCACCCATAGGGCAGCCATTTTACAATAGTCtgggattttcctcctctccAAGTCCAATAGGCATGCCTCTGCCAAGCCAAACGCCAGGACATTCACTTACGCCACCGCCATCACTTTCATCACATGGATCCTCATCCAGTTTGCATTTag GAGGACTGACAAATGGTAGTGGTCGCTATAtttctgcagcccctggagccgAAGCCAAGTATCGCAGTGCAGCGAGCACCTCCAGCCTcttcagctccagcagccagcTCTTCCCTCCTTCACGCCTCCGCTACAGTAGGTCTGACATTATGCCTTCTGGACGCAGCCGATTGCTGGAAGATTTCAGAAACAATCGTTTCCCTAATCTTCAGCTAAGGGACCTTGTAGGACATATTGTTGAATTTTCCCAAGACCAGCATGGTTCTAG ATTTATACAGCAAAAGCTGGAGCGAGCTACTCCAGCTGAGCGCCAGATGGTATTTAATGAGATCCTGCAAGCAGCCTATCAATTGATGACTGATGTGTTTGGAAACTATGTAATACAGAAGTTCTTTGAG tttggAAGCCTGGATCAAAAGTTAGCCCTAGCAACACGCATCCGTGGTCATGTTCTGCCATTGGCCCTCCAGATGTATGGCTGTCGTGTTATCCAGAAGGCACTCGAGTCAATCTCACCTGACCAGCAG aatGAAATGGTGAAAGAGCTGGATGGCCATGTTCTGAAATGTGTGAAGGATCAAAATGGAAACCACGTTGTACAAAAATGCATTGAGTGTGTTCAGCCCCAGTCGCTCCAGTTCATCATTGATGCATTCAAAGGACAG GTATTTGTACTTTCAACTCATCCGTATGGTTGTAGAGTAATTCAGCGTATTCTGGAGcactgcactgctgagcagaCTTTGCCAATCTTAGAAGAACTGCATCAGCACACAGAACAGCTAGTGCAG GATCAATATGGAAATTATGTTATTCAACATGTACTGGAGCATGGTCGTCCTGAAGACAAAAGCAAAATCGTTTCAGAAATAAGAGGAAAAGTTCTAGCTCTGAGTCAGCACAAATTTGCCAG CAATGTGGTAGAAAAATGCGTGACTCACGCGTCGCGTGCGGAGCGAGCCCTGCTGATCGACGAGGTGTGCTGCCAGAACGACGGCCCTCACAGTGCCTTATACACCATGATGAAGGACCAGTACGCCAACTACGTTGTGCAGAAGATGATCGACATGGCCGAGCCCGCCCAGAGGAAGATCATAATGCACAAG ATTCGACCCCACATCACGACTCTGCGTAAATACACCTATGGCAAACACATTCTGGCCAAGCTGGAAAAGTATTACCTGAAGAACAGTGCTGATTTGGGGCCAATCGGTGGACCACCAAATGGGATGCTgtaa
- the PUM2 gene encoding pumilio homolog 2 isoform X5 gives MNHEFQALALESRGMGELLPAKKFWEPDDSAKDGQKGIFLGDEWRETAWGAPHHSMSQPIMVQRKPGQGFHGNSEVNAVLSPRSESGGLGVSMVEYVLSSSPADKLDSRFRKGAFGTRDAETDGPEKGDQKGKASPFEEDKNRDLKQGDDEDVTKINGRGLPNGMDADCKDFNRTPGSRQASPTEVAERLGPNPSTTEGLGPLPNPTAHKPLVEEFSNPENQNLDAMEQVGLDSLQFDYPGNQVQMDSSGATVGLFDYNSQQQLFQRTNALTVQQLTAAQQQQYALAAAQQPHIGLAPAAFVPNPYIISAAPPGTDPYTAAGLAAAATLAGPAVVPPQYYGVPWGVYPANLFQQQAAAANTTANQQAASQAQQGQQPVLRAGATQRPLTPNQGQQGQQAESLAAAAAANPALAFGQGLATGMPGYQVLAPTAYYDQTGALVVGPGARTGLGAPVRLVASTPVLISSAAAQAAAAASAGGTANNLAGATNGLFRPLGAQPQQQQQQTNSSLQSNSFYGSNSLTNNSQSSSLFSHGPGQPGSTSLGFGSSSSLGAAIGSALGGFGSSVGSSASSSATRRDSLSTSSDLYKRSSSSLAPIGQPFYNSLGFSSSPSPIGMPLPSQTPGHSLTPPPSLSSHGSSSSLHLGGLTNGSGRYISAAPGAEAKYRSAASTSSLFSSSSQLFPPSRLRYSRSDIMPSGRSRLLEDFRNNRFPNLQLRDLVGHIVEFSQDQHGSRFIQQKLERATPAERQMVFNEILQAAYQLMTDVFGNYVIQKFFEFGSLDQKLALATRIRGHVLPLALQMYGCRVIQKALESISPDQQVINEMVKELDGHVLKCVKDQNGNHVVQKCIECVQPQSLQFIIDAFKGQVFVLSTHPYGCRVIQRILEHCTAEQTLPILEELHQHTEQLVQDQYGNYVIQHVLEHGRPEDKSKIVSEIRGKVLALSQHKFASNVVEKCVTHASRAERALLIDEVCCQNDGPHSALYTMMKDQYANYVVQKMIDMAEPAQRKIIMHKIRPHITTLRKYTYGKHILAKLEKYYLKNSADLGPIGGPPNGML, from the exons cttttaCCTGCCAAAAAGTTTTGGGAACCTGATGATTCAGCAAAAGATGGACAAAAAGGGATATTCCTTGGTGATGAGTGGAGAGAGACTGCATGGGGAGCTCCTC aCCATTCTATGTCCCAGCCTATTATGGTACAGAGAAAGCCTGGACAGGGTTTTCATGGAAACAGTGAAGTAAATGCTGTATTGTCTCCACGATCAGAAAGTGGTGGCCTTGGAGTGAGCATGGTAGAATATGTGTTaagttcctctccagctgaTAAATTGGATTCCCGGTTTAGGAAAGGAGCTTTT GGCACTAGAGATGCTGAAACAGATGGACCTGAGAAAGGAGATCAGAAAGGCAAGGCTTCTCCATTTGAGGAGGACAAAAACAGAGATCTTAAACAAGGAGATGATGAGGATGTTACTAAAATAAATGGCAGAGGTTTGCCAAATGGAATGGATGCCGATTGCAAAGATTTTAA TCGTACCCCTGGAAGTCGACAGGCCTCCCCAACAGAAGTAGCTGAACGCCTGGGCCCCAATCCCAGCACCACAGAAGGATTAGGTCCACTTCCTAATCCTACAGCCCACAAGCCTCTGGTAGAAGAATTTTCAAATCCAGAAAATCAGAATCTAGATGCCATGGAACAAGTTGGTCTTGATTCTCTACAGTTTGACTATCCTGGCAATCAGGTACAGATGGACTCTTCAGGAGCTACTGTAGGACTTTTTGACTACAATTCTCAGCAGCAG CTTTTCCAGAGGACTAATGCTCTGACTGTTCAGCAGTTGacagcagcccagcagcagcaatatgcactggctgcagctcagcagccgCACATAG GCTTGGCCCCAGCTGCTTTTGTGCCAAACCCATATATTATCAGCGCTGCTCCTCCAGGGACTGACCCGTACACTGCAGCTGGATTAGCTGCAGCAGCTACCCTAGCAG GTCCTGCTGTGGTTCCACCTCAGTATTATGGTGTTCCATGGGGGGTGTATCCAGCCAATTTATTCCAGCAgcaagctgcagcagcaaataCCACAGCAAATCAGCAAGCGgcttcccaggcacagcagggacagcaacCG GTCCTGCGAGCTGGAGCAACTCAACGCCCACTCACTCCCAACCAGGGGCAGCAAGGGCAGCAGGCAGAGTCacttgcagcagctgcagcagcaaatcCAGCTTTGGCTTTTGGTCAGGGTCTTGCTACAGGCATGCCAG GTTAccaagtgctggctcccactgcctATTACGATCAGACTGGTGCCTTAGTAGTCGGCCCTGGAGCGAGAACTGGCCTTGGCGCACCGGTCAGATTGGTGGCCTCAACTCCTGTTCTAATCagttctgcagcagcacaagcag ctgcagctgcttcagCTGGAGGAACAGCAAACAATCTCGCGGGAGCCACGAACGGTCTATTTCGGCCACTTGGTGCCCAGCcacaacaacagcaacagcaaacAAATAGTAGCCTACAATCCAATTCATTTTATGGCAGTAACTCTTTGACCAATAACTCCCAGAGCAGTTCCCTTTTTTCACATGGTCCTGGCCAACCAGGAAGCACATCTCTTGGCTTTGGAAGTAGCAGCTCTTTAGGAGCAGCTATCGGCTCTGCACTTGGTGGATTTGGCTCATCAG ttGGCAGTTCTGCAAGTAGTAGTGCCACAAGGAGAGATTCTCTATCTACTAGCTCTGACTTGTACAAAAGATCTAGTAGCAGCCTAGCACCCATAGGGCAGCCATTTTACAATAGTCtgggattttcctcctctccAAGTCCAATAGGCATGCCTCTGCCAAGCCAAACGCCAGGACATTCACTTACGCCACCGCCATCACTTTCATCACATGGATCCTCATCCAGTTTGCATTTag GAGGACTGACAAATGGTAGTGGTCGCTATAtttctgcagcccctggagccgAAGCCAAGTATCGCAGTGCAGCGAGCACCTCCAGCCTcttcagctccagcagccagcTCTTCCCTCCTTCACGCCTCCGCTACAGTAGGTCTGACATTATGCCTTCTGGACGCAGCCGATTGCTGGAAGATTTCAGAAACAATCGTTTCCCTAATCTTCAGCTAAGGGACCTTGTAGGACATATTGTTGAATTTTCCCAAGACCAGCATGGTTCTAG ATTTATACAGCAAAAGCTGGAGCGAGCTACTCCAGCTGAGCGCCAGATGGTATTTAATGAGATCCTGCAAGCAGCCTATCAATTGATGACTGATGTGTTTGGAAACTATGTAATACAGAAGTTCTTTGAG tttggAAGCCTGGATCAAAAGTTAGCCCTAGCAACACGCATCCGTGGTCATGTTCTGCCATTGGCCCTCCAGATGTATGGCTGTCGTGTTATCCAGAAGGCACTCGAGTCAATCTCACCTGACCAGCAGGTAATT aatGAAATGGTGAAAGAGCTGGATGGCCATGTTCTGAAATGTGTGAAGGATCAAAATGGAAACCACGTTGTACAAAAATGCATTGAGTGTGTTCAGCCCCAGTCGCTCCAGTTCATCATTGATGCATTCAAAGGACAG GTATTTGTACTTTCAACTCATCCGTATGGTTGTAGAGTAATTCAGCGTATTCTGGAGcactgcactgctgagcagaCTTTGCCAATCTTAGAAGAACTGCATCAGCACACAGAACAGCTAGTGCAG GATCAATATGGAAATTATGTTATTCAACATGTACTGGAGCATGGTCGTCCTGAAGACAAAAGCAAAATCGTTTCAGAAATAAGAGGAAAAGTTCTAGCTCTGAGTCAGCACAAATTTGCCAG CAATGTGGTAGAAAAATGCGTGACTCACGCGTCGCGTGCGGAGCGAGCCCTGCTGATCGACGAGGTGTGCTGCCAGAACGACGGCCCTCACAGTGCCTTATACACCATGATGAAGGACCAGTACGCCAACTACGTTGTGCAGAAGATGATCGACATGGCCGAGCCCGCCCAGAGGAAGATCATAATGCACAAG ATTCGACCCCACATCACGACTCTGCGTAAATACACCTATGGCAAACACATTCTGGCCAAGCTGGAAAAGTATTACCTGAAGAACAGTGCTGATTTGGGGCCAATCGGTGGACCACCAAATGGGATGCTgtaa